In the Cylindrospermopsis raciborskii Cr2010 genome, GGCAACATTTTTAAACCGGACTAACTGTGACCGCATATCCGATTTGGTCCAGGATGCAGCAAAAGTGTTAAATCCCCAACTGATAATGGGATTGGGTATTTTAAATTCAAAGGAATTAATCAATAATGTGCCTTGACTTAGAGGTTGACATTCCCAGCGATCGCTCCCTTGAAAGAACCCCTTAAAACCCCAGACAATAAGTCCTGGTTGTCTTTCAATGACCACCACATTGAGAGTGGGTTTAATTCCTGGGATTTGAATCATAAAACGACTGCGACTGCCAATTTCTGTGGTCCAAACCTCCCCTAGGGGTTCACAGCGAAGGAGGGGATTTAACCATTGGTGCATTAAATGCAAGTCGGTTAAACATTGTTCTACTAATGTAGCAGGAGCATTAATTTGAATTGACTGTTGTAAAAGTTGGGTCATTTTTAAAAATATAGCTTGTGCCAGAATTTAGGGTTGGCTCGCATACCAATGGTGTAAGGCCAAGCGTTGGATTTCACGCCAAGGGAGATGATGCTGTCTAGCTAGATTGGCACAGTCTTCATATTCAGGTTGTACATTAGTAATGACCTTTTGTGACGTTTTACCTTGCCAAGCCACCTTTACAGCAACTTGACCATAGGGAGTTTGCACCGTTTGCATATCTCTTTGTAAAATACGGCGTTGTTGAGTAGTATAACGAATACCCAAGGTGGTAGTTTCCCTAAATATCACCTCCTGACAACCAGTCAGATTTTCCGGATGACAAATTGCACTTAGTAAAATTCCCGGACGTGATTTTTTCATACCTATAGATTGGGTAAACACATCTACCGCACCAGCAGCAAACAAAGCTTCAAAAACATAACCTATAGCTTGGGGACTCAAATCATCTATTTGGGTCTCTAAAACACAAATTGTCTCTTCCCCTTGTCCATGAGGATCCCCATCATTCACCTGTAACTTGTGAATATGTAAAGGATCTGGGGAAGTTTCACCTAGCCAAATGCGTAGTATATTAGGAATGGGTAAATCCAGAGAACCAGCACCCAATCCCACCTGCTTCAACACCATCGGTGGAGGTGAACCAAAACTCCTCGCCAAAGTAGTGGCGATCGCTGCTCCTGTTGGTGTAACTAGTTCTCTGTCAATACCATTACTATAGACGGGAGAATTGGTCATTTCCCATAACTTTAACACTGCGGGTACGGGAACTGGCATTCTACCATGAGCAGCTCTAACCGTTCCCCCCCCCGTAGGAAAGGCTGAACAATAGACTAAGGGTAGCCCAGTTTCATCACTGTCTATTCCTAACCAGTCTAAACTCAAACAGGTTCCCACAATATCCACAATTGCATCAACAGCACCAACTTCATGAAAGTGAACTTTTTCAGGTGCAATGCCATGTACTGCGCCTTCTGCTACTGCTAATTGGCGGAATACAGCTAAACTCCAGTCAGCTGCTCTTGTGGGTAGATTAGCTGCGAGGATCATCTTTTCTATTTCTGGTAGATGACGACCATGGTGATGATGGTGATTATGATCGTGATCATGATGGTAACTGGTTAGGTTGACATGGATTTTAGTAGCTTGTTGAGTTTGACGATGAACTAACTCGCTTTCCAATTCATATTCCTGGTCAATCCCCAAACCCCCAAGTTTTTCCAGTAAGTAGTTGACAGGAACACCCAAACTTACGAAAGCGCCCAAACACATATCACCAGATATTCCCGTAGGACATTGAAAATAGGCAATTTTACTCATAAAATGCTAATAATGATTAATCGTTTTTTTGTGTTTCTGTTTAAACTGTAAGTTAAATTCTACTGATCTTATGGTCATGGAGGGGTCATAGGTAGCAATGACGTTTAAGTTGGAAATTAATCTTTCACCCATTTATTAGCTTATGGCTAGAATTTTGGAAATTCATCCTGATAACCCACAAAATCGTCGGATAGAGGATATAAGGTTGGCACTTTCTGGTGGTGCTGTTATGCTTTATCCCACTGATACGGTTTATGCCATCGGTTGCGATTTAAATGCCAAGTCAGCTGTAGAAAGAGTTAAGAAAATTAAGCGGTTGGCCAATGATAAACCATTAACCTTCCTATGTCCTTCTCTTTCTCGCGTAGCTACTTATGCCTTTGTCAGTGATATAGCTTATCGGATTATGAAATCCTTGATACCAGGTCCCTACACTTTTTTGTTGCCTGCTACCAAGTTAGTACCGCGATTGGTACAAAATCCTAAGCGTAAAACCACGGGGATTCGAGTGCCAAATCACCACCTGTGTTTGGCCTTACTAGAATCTTTGGGGAATCCCATTATCTCTACTTCGGCGCATTTACCCCTTTATGATATGGATGACCTAAATGTAGATATTGACATACACCCATCTAAGATGGACCTGTTTGACCGTTTAGATAGCTTGGTAGATATTATTATAGACACGGGTGAGGAACCCAAGAATCAGGTATCTACTATTTTAGACTTGACGGATAATCAACCTATTATAACAAGAAAAGGAATGGGTTGGGAAGCAGTAGCAGCTTGGATATAATCACCTTGCCAATTTTAATAGATGATCCCCATTTTGACTATTACTTTGATACTATTGCACCAAAAAATGCTCAATTCAGAAAATACAGCTTTAACACTTCACGGTAACATACACCAAGACTATCCGCAAAAAATCTTCAAGGGAAGAGGTGGTTTCATACCGGATAATGCCATGGAAAGACATCAATCGGTTGCGTTTAATTGTAGTTAAGGTGCAATACTCAGGAAAAGTCATGAAAGCTAACCCCGTTAATCTGCCAAATTTTAGACCCGCTCTTGATGGTGACTCTCAAGACTCACCACTTGCTAGTTCCAAAACCTTAGTACAGCTCCTATCTGAGGAAATCGAGTCTCAAGTTAAGGCTTCCTCTGGATGTATACAAGCTGTTGTAAATCGCATAACTAAGGAAGTAGAAAGAATTTGTGATAAAAGTTCCCGTATTCAAACTTCTGGACAAGTTAAGTCTTGGCAGGCTACTTTAGCTAAACATCGCTTACAAAAATGCCTACGTTATTATCAATTGGGTTCAAGACAAGGAAGAGTAGAGTTACATAGTAGTTTAGGTGCAATTGTATATCGTCACGTCACTACAGCTGGATCTGAACTAGGTTTTGAAGCCCGTTATAATCTAATTGAAGATTTTTTACAAGCATTTTATATTGAGGCCATTAAAGCCTTTCGTCGGGAAAACGAATTAGCAGAAGATTATACACCACGCACTCAACTGGAATTAGCTGAGTATATGGCATTTACAGAGCAGTATGCTAAACGTCGAATTAATTTGCCCGGTGGAGCTAATCAACAGTTAATTGTGCTGCGAGCCCAGGGTTTTGCTCGTCGTCAACCCCAGGAAACAACGGTTGATATTGAAATGGCTGTGGATTCAGCTAAAACAGAAGAAGCGGAATCTTATCAGCGTAATTTGGCAGTTCAGCAAATTCGCTCCCAAATGGTTGCTAAGCCCACCTTTGACCCCTCTGAAGAGTCAGAACGAGACCGGGTAATTACTGAGTTGATGAAGTATCTTCAATCTCAGGGTCAAGCGGACTGTATGAATTATTTGTCTTTGAAACTTCAGGATCTATCCGCACCAGAAATCGATCAAATTTTGGGACTAACCAGTCGTCAGCGCGATTATTTACAACAAAGATTTAAATACCACGTTGAAAAGTTCGCTAAACAACATCATTGGCAATTGGTACATCAATGGTTGGGAGCTGGACTAGAACATAAGCTGGGTTTATCCTCTCAACAATGGGATCTTTTCTGGAATCAATTGACTGAACAACAACAACAAATCTTTCAACTTAAAACCACTATGGAAAATGATCAGGCGATCGCCAAGGCTGTGCAATGTACTCCTAAGCAGTTACAAAAGCGATGGACTCAAATGTTGGAATTGGCCTGGGCTATACGTAATGGAAATATGGAAGTTAAGACTTGTTGAACCGTTGAAACCCCTAAACCGAGATTGACCATGGGCAAAATTTGAAAGTGTATTAGTTTCCCTATTGCCCATTTTCTGCTAAACTACTTAATAATAAAAAAGTGTATATTCAAAACTCAAATGTTTGACGGATTCTGGAATAACGTATTTCGCTACCCCCGCTACCTGGTGACTATAGTCTTAGGTCTGCTAGTTAATACATTTGACCCTCTAATTCCACTTTTAAAACGTCCAGGTACACTACTGGCGATTATAGGTCTGTTTGTGGGAGGGTTCTTCTTCCTCACCCTAACTCTCCGAGCTATGTTGGGACTGAGTGCAATCTAAAAGGATTATTCCTAATAAGATAAACTATCTATTGTTAAATCTCTATCAAAAGGCGGAATTTATAATATGGCTACAAATCGCCGTGTTTCCCGTGTTGCGGAATTAATTAAACGGGAGGTCAGCCAAATGTTAATCCACGGTATTAAGGATGACCGGGTGGGTGTGGGTATGGTAAGCGTCACTGATGTCGATGTTTCAGGAGATTTACAACACGCCAAAATATTTGTCAGCATTTATGGAACAGAAGAAGCAAAAGCCGAAACTATGGCGGGGTTAAAATCCGCTACCGGTTATGTTCGTAGTGAGTTGGGCGCTAGGGTTAGATTGCGTCGCACTCCAGAAGTGATTTTTGTGGAAGACCATTCCTTAGAAAGGGGAACTAAAGTGTTAAATTTATTAAACCAACTTCAACAAAAACGCGAAGACTCCCACCAAGATTGATCTACCACCAAAATACTAGATCAGATTGTAACTCTAGACATATTCATACTTCACTCAAATATGTTAATACTGTCTATATGGTACTTTCTGTCATGTTTGTGCCTGCTTTTCGGTTTGACTATTACTAGTACATTTAGTTTTGATGTTATATTTCCTTGACAAACTTCACATTTCTTTAGATAATTTATAGGTCTGTAGCGTCAAAATAATAATAGTTCCGTATAGCAAACTACAAAACCTAGCCACAGGTCTAAATTATCACCACGTCTTCTCAATGAAAATTGGGAATACTATCTAAACGTAAATTTGTGAGTAAAAGCAATGAGTGTAAGTACGGTGCCTTCTATCAATTATTACTCTCTAGACGTAATCCAGTACGAAGCAAGCCAACTTGTGCGTAAGGGAATCGTCAGTCGGCAACAGCCGATATACACACTCTGCCAGTACATCCCCGCTCGGGAATGGGTCTTTGTGGAATATGAATTAGAGAAATGTGACTTTTTGTTGCGCGATCGCATTGGGGATTTGATTGGTCGAGAACAATGGGAAAATGACTAATCAGGACTGCAGTAATTAAGGAGGATCCCGAAGATCCCCAAGTTTCCTAAGTAGTAGTTAAGTAACTTATTTAATCTATGCTTGTCTAAAGTTACTGACTTTGGCAAGTATATTTTTCTCAGGAGGTTGGTTCCGTTTGTTGGAGGTACTGATTAACATCGTCAACTAAGCGGGTGAGATCTGCTTCTGTAGTTAAGCGAACGCCTAAATTGCGTACAGTGAGTAGAACTTTAGCTGCGAAGGGAGTGGGCCAGATATTGGGGTTACAGAACACCTCAAAGAAAACATCACCTGTATGGCGATATTCCAAAGCGGGTTCAGGTGTGATTTTTACCCCGGGGTTAGATTTAACAGTAACAGCTTTCAGACTTAGCATTAATTTATCCATGGCAGTTTTTAGTTCTATAGCAGCGTGGTGGGAAAAAGTGAAAGAAATAGAGCCATGGTCAAGATTGAGAGTGAGTAATGGGGAAGACATAATGGTATGGGGTAAAAATTTTCTAAAACTTTGGCAACCATAATAACTATAATGATAGGTTAAGGGGGTGAGTGGAATTAAATATAAGATGAACGTAGGTTGGGTTGAAGTATGAAACCCAACACCCGCATGGGTTAACCCATCCTACAAATAATTGTGCTTCCCTACTTACCTAATTGCTCCATAATTAGGAATAGCAATGGTAAATATTCGATTATGAATTACAACTACCTAAGGGAAGTAAGGAAAGTACTAATTATTACCCTTTTACTTAACTTGTTTGTGATGGCATTAAAAGTTGTAGTAGGATATGCTACTGGTTCCTTGAGCTTATTAGCGGACGCTTTACACAGTGTTACAGATAGTGCTAACAACGTGTTAGGACTAGTAGCTAATAAATTTTCTTCTCCCTTACCAGATCGAGAACATCCCTATGGACATCACAAATTTGAAGCAGTGGGGGCGTTAGGAATAGCAGCATTTTTAGGGATAGCTTGTTTTGAAATTCTTCAAGGAGCGATAGAGAAAATTATTCGAGGTGGTTCACCCGTGAGAATATCTGGTCCTGAACTGTGGTTATTACTAATTGTATTGGGCGTAAATATCTTCGTCGCATTTTATGAGCGTAACGTAGGGACAAGAATAGGCAGTTCCATTTTAGTTGCTGATGCTAAACACACCATGAGTGATGTGTGGGTAACCATTTCCGTGTTAGGGGGACTAATAGGGATTTGGTGGTTCAACTTTCAATGGTTGGATGTGGTATTGGCCTTTCCCGTAGCTTTGCTAGTCTTTTGGAGTGGATGGTCCGTTTTAAAAGAAAATTTGCCCTGGTTAGTGGATCAAATGGCGATCGCTCCAGAAGCAATACATGGGATTGCCACTTCCGTACCTGGTGTAATTAACTGCCATGATATTGCTTCTCGTGGGGTAATAGGTAGACAGGTATTCATAGAAATGCATCTAGTAGTAGATACACCGGAAGTAGAAACTGCCCATCAAATCACAGAGGAAGTAGAAAACAAACTACAGGAGAGATATAGTCCTGTGAGGATTATAATTCATATAGAACCACCAGCATACCAATCGGAGAACATTAGCTTTGGTAATTAGGATTAGCACCCGAATTTGCTTTCATATACCTATTCCCATTCTATAGTGCCCGGTGGTTTAGAAGTAATATCATAGACCACTCGATTGACCCCTTTAACCTCATTGACAATTCTATTAGAAATGGCTTCTAGCACATCATAAGGTACTCGTGCCCAATCTGCTGTCATGCCATCTTCACTAGTCACTATTCGTAAGACCACAGGATAGGCATAGGTGCGCTGATCACCCATAACCCCCACACTACGAATAGGTAGTAAAACAGCAAATGCTTGCCAATACTGATTATATAAATTCCTTTGGTTGATTTCTTGGCGAACAATTAAATCAGCATCACGTAGAATATTTAACCTTTCTGCTGTCACCTCCCCCAAAATGCGAATAGCTAAACCCGGTCCAGGAAAAGGTTGTCTTTGAACTATCTCCTCTGGTAGACCAAGGGAACGACCCACCTTACGCACTTCATCTTTAAATAGTTTTCGCAGGGGTTCCACCAGTTTAAATCTCAAGTCCTTAGGTAGTCCACCCACATTGTGATGACTCTTGATTTTCACTGCTACCCTCTCCCCAGTTTTAGGATCTACATTAGTGCCAGCAGATTCAATTACATCTGGATATAGTGTACCCTGTGCTAAATAGTCAAAGTGACCCAATCTTTTGGATGTTTCTTCAAACACCCTAATAAACTCGTGACCAATACGACGGCGTTTTTCTTCCGGATCTGTCACACCAGCAATAGCATTTATAAAGCGATCGCGTGCGTTAACGTACTCTACGGGAATATGAAATTGCTCCTGGAACAATTTTAATAATCTTTCTGGCTCTAATTTTCGCATAAAACCCTGATCAATAAACACGCAGGTCAATTGATCTCCAATAGCTTTATGGAGCAAAAATGCCAGGGTAGAAGAATCCACGCCTCCAGAGAGCGCTAACAGCACTCTTCTATCGGAGACTTTAGCACGAATCTCCTGAATAGCATTTTCCACAAAAGCTGCTGTTGTCCAACTGGGTTCGCAGTCACAAATATGGTAAACAAAGTTGCGAATTAGTGCCAGTCCTCCCTGGGAATGAACTACTTCAGGATGAAACTGCACACCATACAGTTTGCGCTCATGATTCGCAATAGCTGCACAAGAAGTATTTTCTGTATGTGCTAGCAGTTCAAAACCAGGAGGCATGGTTGTAACTGAGTCCCCATGACTCATCCACATAATCACACCATTTTCCACATTAGTAAGCAAGTGTGTGGGTTCATCTATAAGTAATGATGCTTTACCATATTCCCCACGATCAGCTTGGGTTACCTTTCCCCCCAGTTCATTCACCATCAGCTGCATTCCATAACATACACCCAATATGGGAATACCCAATTCCCATATTTCTGGGTCACATTGAGGTGCATAATCGCTATAAACTGACCTAGGACCACCAGATAAAATTATCCCCTTGGGGTTCATTTTCCTTATCTCTTCCGGTGTGATGCGATAGGAAAGCACCTCGGAATATACTTGTGTCTCCCTTATGCGTCGAGCAATCAGTTCCGAATATTGGGAACCAAAGTCTAAAATCACTATCATTTGGCGATCGCCATCTGGGAGATTTTCCTCACTTTGGCATGTTATATCTATTGGTAGACCTACCGCTGTATTCATGATGGTGGGAGTGTGTCTTTGAACATAATTGAGTTACTATGTAGTTGTTAACAACTACGAGCGGTTTGATTTTGACAGTCCATTTAGGTTAGCACAATTTCTCCATTAGCACACAACCTGTTTGACTTTTAATAATAACTTCTCTATTTCGGTCAAAAAGCACAGAACCACAAACTGTTGTTTTCACACTCTGGTCACTATGGCTTTTTATATACTCTTGGGAACGATTGTCAATAGTTTGGGCAATACTGAAATAAATTTGGTTAGTCCAGTTACTACCACTTATAGTATCCAGAAAGCGCAGATGTTGCAGGGCATCCTCCGCCCTGGGACTATGAAATATTATTTGTATATCTTCATACTTTAACCCCAGGATAGCACTATGGGCGACTATAATTTCTCTCCTTCCATCTGCTAAATGATGATGAGTATGAAATATTCCCCCTGCTAGTTTCATTAATTTTCCGTGATAGCCAAATAATAATATTTCTTCAACCCCCAAAAGATGGGCCTCAACTAATAGAGGACCAATCCAATTAGCAGTTTTTACCATGCGTTGCGGATTTATTCCCAATTTTCTCCCCAGGTCTAAACCATTTTCGCCAATACAAAAAACTAAGCTATTAAATTCCTTTGCCTTCGTCCTTAAATCGTCCCGAAAAACCTCAAGCTGTTCTGGTGTACTTAATGGTTGAGATATACCGCTTGTTCCTAATAAAGAAAGTCCTTCCACCACTCCAAAAGCAGGGTTGGAGGTTCTGGTAGCTAGGGAGCGCCCCTCGGGTAAAATCACCGTCACTAGGATTTTTTCCCCCGGAAATAGTAGTTTCTCTAGGTTTTTCCGCAACAATTGCTGGGCGTATGTATAAATAGCAGCCATCCCCTGTAAATCCTTACCAATCCCTTCTCCACCCCTGATAACAATCGTTTCCCCCTCTCCATCATACCATTCTACTTTTGTCCAAATTGGTGTATCTTTAGTTAGATCTAAGTTATCCCCCGGATCACTTCGAGTAATAGCTAAAGCACCACTCTCGGAAATTCCAGCTACCTGTTCAATGGGAATTTCCACTATTTGATCCGGTGAAATTAGATCAACACCCGCTGTATTTAATATACGGCAATGGCGCAACCAATATAACGCCGCTATTGCACCACCACAGGCAAAAACTGGTAGGGTATAACCGGAACGAAACATAAAAAATTTTGTATGTGATAAATTTTGTGTTTTTGTATTTAATTATATAGGTGTTGAATCTTTCAACTTTCCAGAAAAATACCCACCTCTGATAATAAAACTGCCATGGTCTCCCAAGAAATACCCTGTTGAATATAACGGGGTGATTCGGGATTATAAGGACTAGCTATTCGGTCAATGGTGACAATTATGGCACCTTCCGGTAGTACCGCCACATCAGGGTCAAAAGCGGTGGGGCGCATCAAGGAGCTGGAAAATCCTTTAAAAACTGCTATTTTGTCCTCCTCCCCATCAATATTGATGGTGACTACTAGCACTTCCTGAGACCTTTTGCTCGTGTATTCTTCTAAGCACTTAGCAATGGAATTACTCATCACAGTTTATAAACACTTTTATGAAAACTTTAATGTACTGCTGTTCTACCATACTTGCCAAATTTAACCAAGACAAAATAGGTAAGATAGATTATGTAAATTGTTAAGCCAACAATACCTAAAAAGCCAAGAAATGCAGGTGTGCTGTTATGATGGAAATAGTCCTTAAACATTAGGGGTGCTTCGGTCCAAACCTTACAGTAGGCTGAATTCCTAGAATCACCTGAAAAAGCACAGCCCAGAAAGGGCACGGTGCCAATTACCCCTAAAATTCCATAAACGGTTATTGCCCAACGCCAAGAGGTAAAAACCAGTTTTAAAGGTCCTGGGGACTGATACTCAACTTCATCATTCAAATCAACCCAGAACCAGATGGAAAGGGGAATGAGGATCCGAGCTATTAGACCAGATATAAAACTGACTGCAAATCCGCCAATCATCAGGTATACAGTTATAGCCGCAAGACTGGCTACACGCCAGTAAATAGCCAATAACCTTTGTATACAGTCTGAGCTTTGCACAAATGCCCAAATTGTCAAAACTATGGGGATAATTAAATTAAATAGCAACGCCAATCTGTAATCTGTCCACACATAAGGGCGAAACCAAACTTCTTCCAGGTTTGTCATCTCTTGATTAGTCTTGTATTAGTCAATTTGAAGTTGTTTTGGTAATGGGAGACAGGTACCAAAGATTAACACTTTTGACCACCTTTGTCTCCCTATGCTTGACACCGGATGACCACATTTGAACTTCAGTCAAGAATCGGTGCAGCCATCTGAACATGGACTCCTGAATCTCTAATTGTCATTAATGCGACATTCATCTGCATCCGGATTAGCTTCACAATATGCTTCTAAGGAGTTCTTAGGTTTTTCTTGTTTCTGGTGAGAAGCAGCAGCTTGCAGTTCTTCTACCGCATCCCATGCAGCAGCACAAGCTGCAGAGTTGCCACCGGAAATATCACAAACTGCACGAGCTTGTTGGCGTTCTTCTTCGATTTTATCTTCTATGGAGGTTGCTGTTTCTTGAGTGTTTGTCATGAGCTTAGTCTCTTTGATTAACGTTTATATCAGTCTAGAAAAGTTCAAAATTGCCGTTTTGGTTTTATAGTTCACATACTATTCTAACCTCTAGGTTGTTAAGTTAGACTAGAATCCGGAATTATTAATTACTAATAGAGCAACTTACCATATATAGACCGGATCCGTCTCAATGTTTTAAGATTTTAGAATCTCTTTTGCATTCGCGGATGGATCAGTTCATTTAATCCCTCACCCAGTAGTGATAAACCTACCACCATAATAGTCATAGCCAAACCAGGAAAAAGGGTAGTCCACCAAATACCCGTGGGTAAAGCCTCTAAAGCTTGTCGTAAATCGTATCCCCACTCTGGTACCTCTTCTGGTAGTCCCAAACCCAAAAAGCCCAAACCACCCAAAACTAATATGGCATCTGCTGCATTCAGGGTAAATAACACAGGAACACTCTGAATTACATTTAAAAATAAATATCGAGATAACACAGTCCAAGTAGAAGCACCCATGGCTTGGGCAGCTTCGATATATACTTCCGTTTTCACACTCACCGTATGATTACGGACAACTCGATAATATTGGGGGATGTAGGCTATGCTAATGGCGATCGCCGCATTTAAGATTCCCCTACCCACCACAAATGCCAGGGTAACAGAAAGTAGAAGTCCGGGTAGGGTGTAGATACTGTCCATGAGAAATAGCAGGGTTTTATCTAATTTGCCACCTAGATAACCACTGACCATTCCCAGGGGTACGCCCACCACCATACTCAACCCTGTAGCTAATATGACCACCTGTAATGCTGCTTGAGCACCAAAAATGGTACGGGAGAAAACATCATAACCCAAGCGACTAGTGCCAAACCAATATTTTCCCGAGGGGGGTTGATGAATGGGATTGGTCAGAAGTTCTTTAGGGTCAGATAACCACCCCCAATTTTGCCAAACCGGTGCCATAAAAGCCAGCAAGACGAAAAATAGGGTAATTATCAACCCCAGGAGCATGAGTTTGCCAGAGAGATTAGATTGAGCAAAGTTTAAAAAAGAGGGTATTCTTCGTTTTTTGATCTGCATAATGCAAATTGGGGAAATGGCTCAATTGATTTTAACTCACAACCAATCCAACCATTAAGTGGGTGAGTAGAATTAAACATTAAGATGAACGTAGGTTGGGTTGAGGATACGAAACCCAACACCCCCACAGGTTACCCTACAAATTACCCCTTAGGTTTGACACCCTTCCATTCTTGAATCAATTCCTTGTTTTTAAAAACTTGCACCGTTGGTGTACCCACAATTCCAGCATTTTGCGCAATGTCCTGATCCTCATCAATATCGATTTCCACAAAATGTATCCTCCCATCAAAATCATCCACCACCTTGTTGAGTATGGGTTTAAGGGTATGACAAAGACCACAACCAGGAGCAACATACTTTACCACTAACAGGCGATCGGTCCATTAAGTGGGTGAGTGGAATTAAACATTAAGATGAACGTAGGTTGGGTTGAGGATACGAAACCCAACACCCCCACAGGTTACCCTACAAATTACCCCCAATTACCTCACGATATTCCCCCTTAGGTTTGACACCCTTCCATTCTTGAATCAATTCCTTGTTTTTAAAAACTTGCACCGTTGGTGTACCCACAATTCCAGCATTTTGCGCAATGTCCTGATCCTCATCAATATCAATTTCCACAAAATGTATCCTCCCATCAAACTCATCCACCACCTTGTTGAGTATGGGTTTAAGGGTATGACAAGGACCACAACCAGGAGCAACATACTTTACCACTAACAGGCGATCGCTTTCATGGAATAGTTTCCTGAGAGCATAACCACCATGATGGCGTGTTTTCTGTAGATTGAACTCGGTGGGGGGAATTTCTTGTTGGGGTTGGGTGGTGGATTCTGGAGTTGGTTCCGATTGGGTTTGATGGAATTCCTGAATTAAACCCCCTGATGATAACCATCTTTCTGCTAATAGTGCTGCTTGACAACCAGTACCCGCAGCGGTGATTGCTTGACGAAATTCATGGTCTTGAACATCACCAGCAGCAAACACCCCCTCCACACTAGTTTCCACATTTCCATGTCTGGTGACAATGTAACCTATCCCATCTAGCTCCAATTGTCCCTGAAATAGCTCTGTATTTGGTTTATGTCCTATGGCGTAAAATAAACCCCTAGCAGGAATGGTATTTTCTTCCCCTGTATGGTTGTTACGCACTTGCACCCCCACCATTTGCTCCTTACCGATTACATCTACCGCTTCTGTATGCCAGTGAACCTTGATTTTAGAATTACTTAAAACCCGATC is a window encoding:
- a CDS encoding ABC transporter permease codes for the protein MQIKKRRIPSFLNFAQSNLSGKLMLLGLIITLFFVLLAFMAPVWQNWGWLSDPKELLTNPIHQPPSGKYWFGTSRLGYDVFSRTIFGAQAALQVVILATGLSMVVGVPLGMVSGYLGGKLDKTLLFLMDSIYTLPGLLLSVTLAFVVGRGILNAAIAISIAYIPQYYRVVRNHTVSVKTEVYIEAAQAMGASTWTVLSRYLFLNVIQSVPVLFTLNAADAILVLGGLGFLGLGLPEEVPEWGYDLRQALEALPTGIWWTTLFPGLAMTIMVVGLSLLGEGLNELIHPRMQKRF
- a CDS encoding DUF7734 family protein, with the protein product MSNSIAKCLEEYTSKRSQEVLVVTINIDGEEDKIAVFKGFSSSLMRPTAFDPDVAVLPEGAIIVTIDRIASPYNPESPRYIQQGISWETMAVLLSEVGIFLES
- a CDS encoding Calvin cycle protein CP12 is translated as MTNTQETATSIEDKIEEERQQARAVCDISGGNSAACAAAWDAVEELQAAASHQKQEKPKNSLEAYCEANPDADECRINDN
- a CDS encoding DUF3177 family protein — protein: MTNLEEVWFRPYVWTDYRLALLFNLIIPIVLTIWAFVQSSDCIQRLLAIYWRVASLAAITVYLMIGGFAVSFISGLIARILIPLSIWFWVDLNDEVEYQSPGPLKLVFTSWRWAITVYGILGVIGTVPFLGCAFSGDSRNSAYCKVWTEAPLMFKDYFHHNSTPAFLGFLGIVGLTIYIIYLTYFVLVKFGKYGRTAVH
- the guaA gene encoding glutamine-hydrolyzing GMP synthase gives rise to the protein MNTAVGLPIDITCQSEENLPDGDRQMIVILDFGSQYSELIARRIRETQVYSEVLSYRITPEEIRKMNPKGIILSGGPRSVYSDYAPQCDPEIWELGIPILGVCYGMQLMVNELGGKVTQADRGEYGKASLLIDEPTHLLTNVENGVIMWMSHGDSVTTMPPGFELLAHTENTSCAAIANHERKLYGVQFHPEVVHSQGGLALIRNFVYHICDCEPSWTTAAFVENAIQEIRAKVSDRRVLLALSGGVDSSTLAFLLHKAIGDQLTCVFIDQGFMRKLEPERLLKLFQEQFHIPVEYVNARDRFINAIAGVTDPEEKRRRIGHEFIRVFEETSKRLGHFDYLAQGTLYPDVIESAGTNVDPKTGERVAVKIKSHHNVGGLPKDLRFKLVEPLRKLFKDEVRKVGRSLGLPEEIVQRQPFPGPGLAIRILGEVTAERLNILRDADLIVRQEINQRNLYNQYWQAFAVLLPIRSVGVMGDQRTYAYPVVLRIVTSEDGMTADWARVPYDVLEAISNRIVNEVKGVNRVVYDITSKPPGTIEWE
- the cbiD gene encoding cobalt-precorrin-5B (C(1))-methyltransferase CbiD — translated: MFRSGYTLPVFACGGAIAALYWLRHCRILNTAGVDLISPDQIVEIPIEQVAGISESGALAITRSDPGDNLDLTKDTPIWTKVEWYDGEGETIVIRGGEGIGKDLQGMAAIYTYAQQLLRKNLEKLLFPGEKILVTVILPEGRSLATRTSNPAFGVVEGLSLLGTSGISQPLSTPEQLEVFRDDLRTKAKEFNSLVFCIGENGLDLGRKLGINPQRMVKTANWIGPLLVEAHLLGVEEILLFGYHGKLMKLAGGIFHTHHHLADGRREIIVAHSAILGLKYEDIQIIFHSPRAEDALQHLRFLDTISGSNWTNQIYFSIAQTIDNRSQEYIKSHSDQSVKTTVCGSVLFDRNREVIIKSQTGCVLMEKLC